A region from the Bacillota bacterium genome encodes:
- a CDS encoding site-specific integrase, which translates to MSELEVKHRRPSGPRVAAMTMGEYLERWLANIEETVSDRALKTYALHVKHLIAATGDLALYGLIGFELKTRLKDHFKSLRKPLAPATVKGIYGTARTALRAAKVDGVIADDLAASLKAPRVPRKERRVLNPGELVRLLGVAGKFKHGLVIRVLALTGLRLSEALGLEWRDVDFDQGVLTVRQSVDVRTRKINDRLKTPASSRTLTLDQETLALLAEHRREQGKSRVVNLQGLVFRAEDGRPVREMAVRRAFWRMLNRAGLVRIRVHDLRHTAGSLMLDAGQPLATVSAFLGHSSTATTAAVYAHPVRKGASLAEILKLGPSRKEPQGFTSQTADNSADS; encoded by the coding sequence ATGTCGGAACTGGAAGTCAAGCACCGGCGGCCTTCGGGGCCACGGGTGGCGGCAATGACAATGGGGGAGTATCTGGAACGGTGGTTGGCGAACATCGAAGAAACGGTTTCGGACAGAGCGTTAAAGACTTACGCTTTGCATGTGAAGCACCTTATAGCAGCAACAGGAGACCTTGCGTTGTACGGCCTGATCGGCTTTGAGTTGAAGACACGGCTCAAAGACCACTTCAAGTCACTTCGCAAGCCGCTGGCCCCGGCCACGGTCAAGGGCATTTACGGGACGGCCCGGACGGCCCTGCGGGCGGCGAAAGTAGACGGGGTGATCGCCGACGATCTGGCCGCCAGCCTGAAAGCGCCCAGGGTGCCGCGGAAAGAGCGCCGTGTGCTAAACCCGGGAGAATTGGTCCGGCTCTTGGGTGTGGCTGGGAAATTCAAGCATGGCCTGGTCATTAGGGTGCTGGCGCTGACCGGGCTACGGCTGAGTGAAGCTTTGGGCTTGGAGTGGCGGGATGTGGACTTCGACCAGGGGGTATTGACCGTTCGCCAGTCGGTTGATGTCCGCACGCGCAAGATCAACGACCGGCTAAAAACTCCGGCTAGCAGTCGGACACTAACTTTAGATCAAGAAACCCTGGCGCTGCTGGCGGAGCACCGCCGGGAGCAGGGGAAGTCCAGGGTGGTCAACTTGCAGGGGCTGGTTTTCCGGGCCGAAGACGGCCGGCCGGTGCGGGAAATGGCGGTTCGGAGAGCGTTTTGGCGAATGCTGAATCGGGCCGGGTTGGTGCGCATTCGCGTTCACGATTTGCGTCATACGGCGGGCAGCCTTATGCTTGACGCCGGGCAGCCGTTGGCTACGGTGTCTGCATTCCTGGGTCACTCATCCACCGCCACCACGGCGGCGGTATACGCTCACCCGGTCCGAAAAGGGGCCAGCTTGGCCGAAATACTCAAATTAGGGCCGTCGCGCAAGGAGCCACAAGGTTTTACAAGCCAAACGGCAGACAATTCGGCGGACAGTTGA